TCTACGTCGGAACCCTGTTCCGACGAGGATCGCGACTCGTTGAGTCCCTCACCGCTCTCGGAAATCGCCTCGAGGACCGCTAACCCCCAGGTCATGTGGACGTCGTGCCCGCAGGCGTGCATCGTCCCCTCGATCTCGGAGCGAAAGCCCTCAGCCGCGGGATCGTGCTCCGCATCGGTCGATTCCTCGATGAACAGCCCGTCGATGTCGACGCGCAGCCCAATCGCTGGCCCCTCGCCGCGCTCGAGGACGGCGACTGCGCCGGTGTTGCCGCCGGTCATCCGCTCGAGGATGTCCTCGCCCGCACCGCGCTCGCGGGCGCGATCGACCCACGGCTCGAGGTCGTCGTCAGTGACGGCCATCCGATCGGCGGGGTCGTAGGCGTCGGGGCCGACGGCCAGTTCGTCGACACCGATGGCCCGGATCTCCTCGACCAGTTTGGCCGTCGTCGTGAATTCGCGCCACGCGGGCTCGGGGTGGCGGTGAAAGCTGCGCCGGAGGCTAACGAGGCGGTCCCGTATTGGCTCGGTCATGCGAGTCACTGACGCGCCCCAGCGACTTAATTATACACAATCAACGTTTACACCGGTTACACAAAAGGATAAGGGGGCCTGTGACAATGGTAGGGCAAAGCGTCACACCGACGCGGACACTTCCACATGAGCGCACATTTAGACGCAGATCCGGATGTCGTCGTCCTTCGAGAGGGGACGGAAGGGCTGTCGATGGAGTCGTACGCCGAAACGCTGCGCGAGCGGCTGCCCGATCACACCGTCGCGCTCGCGCGGACGCCCAGAGAGGAGCGCGAACTCGTACCGAAAGCGCGGGTCGTCACCGGGATCACGATCGATGCAGACCTCCTCGAGCGCGCCGACAGACTCGAGCTGTTCGCGTGTACCTTCGCTGGCACCGACCACCTGCCGATGGACGCGCTGGCCGACCACGGTATCGCCGTCACCAATGCAGGTGGCATCCACGCCCCCGGCATCGCCGAGCAGTCGATCGGGAACATGCTCGTCTTCGCGCGCCGGCTCCACGAGGGCTGGCGGCGCAAAGAGAACAGCGAGTGGAGGCACTTCCAGTCGTACGAATTCACCGACAGCACCGTCACGATCGTCGGTCTGGGGTCGATCGGCCAGGCGGTCGTCCAGCGACTCGAGGGGTTCGAGGTCGAGACGATCGGCATCCGCTACACCCCCGAGAAGGGCGGCCCGACCGACGAGGTGCTCGGCTTCGATGAGGACGACGTTCACGAGGCGTTCTCCCGGAGCGACTACGTCGTGCTCGCGTGTCCGCTTAACGACCTGACCCGCGGGCTCGTGGGCGAGGACGAACTGGCGACGCTACCACCGAACGCAGTCGTCGTCAACGCGGCCCGCGGCGGCATCGTCGACACCGACGCGCTCGTCTCGGCGCTGCAGTTCGAAGGGATCCGCGGGGCCGCGCTCGACGTGACCAACCCCGAGCCACTCCCCGCAGACCACCCACTCTGGGACCTCGAGAACTGTCTCATCACACCGCACACCGGCGGTCACACGCCGAAACACTGGGACCGGTTGGCCGACATCGTCGCGCACAACGTCGACGCGCTCGAGACGAGCGGCGAACTCGAAAACGCCATCTATCGGCCCGAGTCTGACTCGAGCCACGCCTAAGATGGCGACCGATAACTCGCGTTCGACGACCGACCACAGCGATCAGACGTCGACCCCGGACGAGATCGATCTCGGGCCGCCGCCGGATCCGCGAGCGGGCGATCCCGCTGCGGACCTGCGTGCCGAGTACGACTACGTCGGCGGCGATATCGACCGCCCCGAACTCGTCTCGGCGCTCGACGACCGCATCGACGGCGAGGTTCGGTTCGATGAGTACAGCCGGCGACTGTACGCGACCGATGCAAGCGCCTACGAGGTGACGCCCGTCGGGGTCGTGCTGCCGCGCTCGACTGCGGACATCGCCGCTGTCGTCGACTACTGCGCCGACAACGAAATTCCGGTCCTCCCGCGTGGCGGTGGCACAAGTCTCGCCGGTCAAGCGGTCAACGAGGCCGTTGTCCTCGATCTCACGACCCACATGGACGGCTTGCTTGAGGTCACGCCCGACGACCGGCGGGCAACGGTGCAGGCGGGGACAGTCCTCGCCGACCTGAACGGCCCGCTCGAGTCCCACGATCTCAAGTTCGCGCCCGATCCCGCGGCGGGGAACCGGAGCACGATCGGCGGCGCGATCGGGAACAACTCCACCGGTGCGCACTCGCTGCAGTATGGGAAGACCGACGCCTACGTCGAGGAATGCGAAGTCGTCCTCGCCGACGGCTCCGTCGAGCGATTCGGCGAGGTGACGATCGCCCAACTCCGCGAAGGGGCCGATTCAGAGGGGTGTCTGCTCGAGCAGATCTACGCCGCGCTGCGTCGTGTTGTCGACGAGGAGGCCAAGGCGATCGCCGAGGTCTTCCCACAACTCAAACGGAACGTCTCCGGCTACAACCTCGATCGGCTCGTCGCGGAGGCGTACGGCGATCCGAAGGCGTTCGACGAAAATACGGACGAGACGGTCGCAATCGACGGGAACCCGAAACCTGATGCGACCGTCAACCTCGCCCGCGTCTTCGCCGGCAGCGAGGGGACCCTCGGTGTCATCACGGAGGCGACGGTCTCCCTCGAGCCCGTCCCCGAGACGACGGGCGTCGCGCTGTTGACCTACGAGGACCTGCTCGAAGCGATGGCCGACGTCGACACGATCGTCCGCGAGTTCGATCCCGCGGCGATCGAGGCGATCGACGACGTGTTGCTCGACCTCGCTCGCGACACCGAGGAGTTCGCCGATGTTGCGGCGAACCTCCCCGAGGGAACCGAGACGGCGCTACTCGTCGAGTTCTATGCCGACAGCGAGGCCGACGCACGGCGAAAGGTTTCCGAGATGCTCGCCGACCGGCTTCCCGATTCACAGGCACCGAAACCCAACGGCGGAACGGCCGCCTTGGAATCGAATATTGACGCCGACCCCATCCGTGCGTTCGACGCCCTCGAGGCCTACGAGCCCGACGACCGCGCCGAACTCTGGAAACTCCGCAAGAGCGCGGCACCAATCTTGCTCTCACGAACGTCCGACGCCAAGCATATCTCTTTCATCGAGGACACGGCCGTGCCGACCGAGAACCTCGCGGACTACGTCGCCGACTTTCAGACAGTCCTCGAGGAACAGGACACGTTCGCGAGCTTCTACGCCCACGCGGGGCCGGGCTGTATGCATATGCGGCCGCTGGTCGACACCAAGAGCCCGGCCGGCCTCAATCAGTTCGAGGCGATTTCCGACGCCGTGACCGATCTGGTCGTCGAGTACGGCGGCTCGGTTTCGGGCGAGCATGGCGATGGCCGGGCCCGGACCCAGTGGAACCGCAAACTGTACGGCGAGGACGTCTGGTCGCTCTTCCATGACCTGAAGACGGCGTTCGACCCGGACTGGCTCCTGAATCCTGGTAACATCTGTGGCGACCACAACATGACCGAGCACTTGCGGTTCTCGCCGGGATACGAGTTCGAGGCGGGGTTTGATCCTGCCCTCGAGTGGAATACCGGCAACGGCATGCAGGGGATGGTCGAACTCTGCCATGGCTGTGGCGGCTGTCGCAGCTCTCAGGAGACGACCGGCGGCGTGATGTGTCCGACCTATCGTGCGGCAGAAGAGGAGGGTCTCAGCACCCGCGGGCGCGCGAACATGCTCCGCGGAGCGATGAACGGCGAACTCGACGCGGCAAGCACCGACGCGGAGTTCCTCGCCGAGGTGATGGACCTCTGTATTGGCTGCAAGGGCTGTGCGCGGGATTGTCCCAGCGAGGTCGATATGGCGAAGCTGAAGGCCGAAGTCGAGCACGCGAATAATCAGGAAAACGGCGCGAGCCTCCGTGATCGGCTCTTCGCCAACGTCGATCGGCTGAACGCTGTCGGCTCCGCCCTCACCCCGCTCTCGAACTGGGCGGCCTCGCTGCCCGGCGCTGGGACGATCGCCGAGAAAACGGTCGGAATCGCACGCGAACGTGACCTTCCGACCTTCGCGAGCGAGAGCTTCGCGGACTGGTTCGAGAGGCGAGGCGGCTCCCGGATCCCGCTCGAGGAGGCCACGCGCAAGGTGCTTCTCTTCCCCGACACATACACGAACTACAACTATCCGCGAGCGGGGAAAGCGGCGGTGCAGGTGCTCGAGACGGCAGGTGTTCACGTCGAAATCCCCGACGATGTCACGTCGACGGGCCGTCCGGCCCACTCGAAGGGGTTCCTTGATGTCTCACGCGAGCGCGCACAGACGAACGTTGCAGCGCTGGCACCCCGGATCGAGGACGGCTGGGAGGTCGTCTTGGTCGAGCCCTCGGACGCGGTAATGCTCCAGTCGGATTATCTCGACTTGCTCTCCGGACGTGACCCGGAACGGGTCGCGGCCAACACCTACGGCGTCATGGAGTATCTCGATCGCTTCGATCTGGCGGCCAGACTGCCGACCGCCGCGCCCGACGAACGGCTGACCTACCACGGTCACTGTCATCAGAAGGCGACGAAAAAGGACGGACACGCGGCGACGGTCCTGCGGACGGTCGGCTACGAGGTTGACGCACTGGATTCGGGCTGCTGTGGCATGGCCGGCTCCTTCGGCTACGAGGCCGAACACTACTCGCTGAGTCGGGCGATCGGCGACATC
This genomic stretch from Natrinema sp. SYSU A 869 harbors:
- a CDS encoding D-2-hydroxyacid dehydrogenase, whose translation is MSAHLDADPDVVVLREGTEGLSMESYAETLRERLPDHTVALARTPREERELVPKARVVTGITIDADLLERADRLELFACTFAGTDHLPMDALADHGIAVTNAGGIHAPGIAEQSIGNMLVFARRLHEGWRRKENSEWRHFQSYEFTDSTVTIVGLGSIGQAVVQRLEGFEVETIGIRYTPEKGGPTDEVLGFDEDDVHEAFSRSDYVVLACPLNDLTRGLVGEDELATLPPNAVVVNAARGGIVDTDALVSALQFEGIRGAALDVTNPEPLPADHPLWDLENCLITPHTGGHTPKHWDRLADIVAHNVDALETSGELENAIYRPESDSSHA
- a CDS encoding FAD-binding and (Fe-S)-binding domain-containing protein; translated protein: MATDNSRSTTDHSDQTSTPDEIDLGPPPDPRAGDPAADLRAEYDYVGGDIDRPELVSALDDRIDGEVRFDEYSRRLYATDASAYEVTPVGVVLPRSTADIAAVVDYCADNEIPVLPRGGGTSLAGQAVNEAVVLDLTTHMDGLLEVTPDDRRATVQAGTVLADLNGPLESHDLKFAPDPAAGNRSTIGGAIGNNSTGAHSLQYGKTDAYVEECEVVLADGSVERFGEVTIAQLREGADSEGCLLEQIYAALRRVVDEEAKAIAEVFPQLKRNVSGYNLDRLVAEAYGDPKAFDENTDETVAIDGNPKPDATVNLARVFAGSEGTLGVITEATVSLEPVPETTGVALLTYEDLLEAMADVDTIVREFDPAAIEAIDDVLLDLARDTEEFADVAANLPEGTETALLVEFYADSEADARRKVSEMLADRLPDSQAPKPNGGTAALESNIDADPIRAFDALEAYEPDDRAELWKLRKSAAPILLSRTSDAKHISFIEDTAVPTENLADYVADFQTVLEEQDTFASFYAHAGPGCMHMRPLVDTKSPAGLNQFEAISDAVTDLVVEYGGSVSGEHGDGRARTQWNRKLYGEDVWSLFHDLKTAFDPDWLLNPGNICGDHNMTEHLRFSPGYEFEAGFDPALEWNTGNGMQGMVELCHGCGGCRSSQETTGGVMCPTYRAAEEEGLSTRGRANMLRGAMNGELDAASTDAEFLAEVMDLCIGCKGCARDCPSEVDMAKLKAEVEHANNQENGASLRDRLFANVDRLNAVGSALTPLSNWAASLPGAGTIAEKTVGIARERDLPTFASESFADWFERRGGSRIPLEEATRKVLLFPDTYTNYNYPRAGKAAVQVLETAGVHVEIPDDVTSTGRPAHSKGFLDVSRERAQTNVAALAPRIEDGWEVVLVEPSDAVMLQSDYLDLLSGRDPERVAANTYGVMEYLDRFDLAARLPTAAPDERLTYHGHCHQKATKKDGHAATVLRTVGYEVDALDSGCCGMAGSFGYEAEHYSLSRAIGDILSDQIDDSDGETVVAPGASCRTQLSDDEGRDEPPHPVEKVAAALSR